In the Pleurodeles waltl isolate 20211129_DDA chromosome 3_1, aPleWal1.hap1.20221129, whole genome shotgun sequence genome, TTTTTCAATCTTTTGTCAAATACTTTTGAGGAACAATACTCCCTCCGGGTGTGCCAGGGATGTCCCTTAAGAAACCAACTTGTTTCAAATCATGTGATGCCTGTCACAGATAGATGTCTATGACAGACCCCCATTTGGTCTGTCTATGGTGTCATGAGAAAGACCATGACTCAAAGATTTGTGAAAGTTGCTGCGTCATGctccagacagtgcagagggagtgCCCCCTCAAGCACCTCACCGCCCAATGTCAAATGACCCCATGATGACAAAGATCCTGGTTGCGTGGAAGGTGCTGAGACAGCTCACGGAACCGTACCCAAACTGTTGCATACCAGTTGAAGCAGTCTTCAGGTAAGCCGcataagaaaaagaagtccaagaaGTTAAGGAGGTCTTAGATTGCTCCATGCCCATCCAGACCCTTGGACGAGACAAGGGAGCTTCGGCACTCCAGGCCTCATGCCTCTGCAGATCCTCAACCAGGGTCGGCTCTGCGCTTCCCCGATTTTACCAGAACTGGAGCCAGAGCGAGCCCCACCCAACTATGTGAGTTTTATGAgatcatgcacctcatttttgggtggcCCAAACCCTCTGGACCACCTTTGGCTCCTGTCTCTACTGAGAGAAAGCAGACTCAGTGCTAAAGCGCTTCAAGAACTCcagagctacagccaggtccttgggcctctctaTGGCCCCTTGCTACCTCCAGTCTGCCATTAGCCCCTTTCACAGCCTTTAAGCCCCTGTAGTTTGCTCTCCTATCATCCTTGGCATCCAGTGGGGGAcaggatacaccatcacctgccccactggaggtcagtaacatcagactcttgggtgcaACAGATTGTACGAATGGGCTttccctccacccatgccacctacTTAAGACCAGTTGAAGGAGGACCATCTATACTTACTTCGGCCAGGAACTGTTGGCTCTTTTGGTCAAGAGAGCTATAAAGAGAATGCCAGCATCAGATacaggttgtggttgctattcccactactttcagtgcccaagaaggacagagaCCTTCATCCTGTACTAGACCTTCGtcttctcaatctcttcctcaaacaaGGGAACTTCAAAATACTCACACTCGCTcaagttctgtctgccttggatgtgggcgactgaatggtagcgttggacttgcaggatgtataTTTTCCCATCCTCGATCAGCccacccacagacgttacctgcggttcactgtgggccatgagcactttcagtttgcagtgcttCCCATCAGCCTTAACAGCACATctcgagtgttcaccaaggtgatggcattgGTGGCAGCCCACCTGCAGAGGTCCAGGGTTCCAGTCTTTCTCTACCTTGACCATTGGCTGTTGGAAGCAGGTTCCGCCCCAGGTATACCTCTCCCACCTTCAGATTATGGTGAACCTCCTACACTCGCTTGGGTTAACTATCAGCGTGCTGAAGTCACATCTGACACACAataagatgctccctttcatctgagctattctggtCACTGTACAGTTTCAGGCTTACCCTCCcgaacagcgagtccaggatattcaggctatgatatcgaTGTTTCAATCTTTATCATGGGTTTCGGTGGGAcagactctgaagctgctgggcctcatatcctctgcatcctgctggtaacacatgccctTTGGCATATGCCAGCTCTGCAGTGGACTTGATgttccaatgggcgcagcatcagggcaaTCACATGGTCCATAGCTCAGAGGAAGatacaaaagacctgcagtggtggctgacgaacCGTGATTGGGTTAGTGGCAtgcccctctcccttcctcagccAGAATTGACTGTAGCGACAGATGTGCTTTCCCTGGGCTTGGATGGCCATCTGGggtaggtggagatcagaggactctggtctctggcaaagTCCAGAACCCATAAATTTGCTGGAGCTTTGGGCGATTTGCTTGGCATTGAAGGCCTTTGTATCCTCCACTAAAGGAAGGCACTAGCCTTGTagctgttcacggacaacactaccaccatgtagtactgcaacaagcagggagggggTGGAGTCATGGGTCCTTTGTCCGAAGGCATTGTGTCTCTGGACAAGGCTGAAACACCAGGGAATTTCCCTGGTCGTTCAACacttggcaggctctctgaacaccagggcggacTAACACCTGTCCACCAGAGTCAAAGCTTGGATCACTGCATTAGCTCACAGAGTACAAGTCCTGGATATCTATCCGGCTGCAACTTGGGCTTCATTGCACATGTTCATAAAGCACTGCCAGCCTAGACAGTCAAACCATTGAGATGGGAATTTTGCCCATTCTGTCCTACTGGACTTCCTGGTCTAAGTTGTGTTCACAGATGCCTCTTGGGAGACAttgtttggtatctattctaaggtaaggaatctgcggctagaagttttgattcagatgaaaaagttacttaccaacCCTCCTATCCTCCCCTCTCTGCGTCCGATTAAAGGATGAGGGTTTTAGCCCTAATAAAGTGCCTTAGACACTCACAACAGTGGTCAGTCTTCATTGTTGCTCCGCGCTCCtgccgtggaaagtcatgaaaatgaACAAATGTCAATATGCTGAGGTGGTGCCTATAAAGGTACCGCGTACACCACTTCCATCACCGCTGACGCAAAGACAAATTATACCACTTACCAGTGTGTAGGTGTACAGCTGAATATTTTCCAcctaaaatttccagatccagtctgatgcctggggataatgctaatgtaaggaatatgcagctagatagagtctctaccagataaggcatttcacaaggtaagtaacatgttaatTTAGGTCAGGAAACTTAAAACAAAGGGAGTTTCATAGCACATCAAACACCACGGTCCATGTTACAAGACCTCAGAGATCCTATACTACCATTTCGTATCCTAAACTACTCACAAATACAAGAAAAACCGAGCTCTCGTGGTCAACCTGGACACCTTAGTAGACGACAAATACTACAGTTTCAATATAGGGTCCTTTAAAACTGACCACTATTTTTTAGACATTAGACATACCCTCGTGACCCTATACACTATGCTTTCTCTTTTTAATCACTTATAATACAAACTTTTTTAAGGGAAAAATCAGAATGTGTTAGGTTACCATTACCAGAAATATTGGTAGCACATTTAATATTGCATGAAAATGGGAAGATCCTGACCCAATCATATCACCCTCCATCATTCACCATATTGTTTGGTATCTAGTGGCCCTGAAAACCTTCTTACGTAATGGGGATGTTAGCACTGATACCTTGCTCACCATCTTTTTTTACTACATCACCACTACCTCACCTCAACCACTTCCACCAATTTCCCATTATAACCCACTCACCCCTCTCGGATGAAGTCAGAAACATAAATTAAAGTGGGCTGGACTATTATCAAGAATAAAGCTACTCCTATATTGACACTGACGAAAATACTGTCAATGGCCCAACACGCATACCGATCCGTAGCTACTACTGCCCCTCGATACAACCTCCTTCTTTTAGCCTTCAATCACATTCCTCTGACCAACAAAAGGGGACCCAATTATCATAAAGAAACACTACCTGGAAATCTCCAACCCTCTCAAATTGGATTAATCACATCACTTCTTTATTCTTTTCATGACCTTGACCTTTAGCACAGCATCCTCTTGCTAAACCGGTGAAGGAAATGGAAAAATCAAGAGACCTCaagcacattgacaaagccaatgaatacattggcaaagccaatgtatATGCTCTGCtcatgcatacaaatatatccaaacacaaatgtaccCATACTGGTTGTGCTCTGTCCCTTTGCAACCTGTgcgtcctctgtgtgtgtgtgtttttgttaccCAACCTAGAGGTGCTGTTTTTTTATTCCCTAAGCCTGTCATGTTGGTGCCATGCAATATCACAAGCTTCTGGACTGCAAAATATAGTACAGACATTGGCGACCCAGAAAGTGGAAGGTCTCACACCACACAAATAATATATGCACTTTTTTGCATGTCAGTGTTAACACATTAAAGCCAGTCCTATTGGCTTTTACAACCCTAATTGGGTCATTTAATAGCTTTGGGTCTCATAATCAGTTTTCAAGGATCTTccatccctcccctcccctcccccccccccacccaaactgcCTACTTGATGGCACTTATGTGCGGTGAGACTCTCATCCAAATAGTAATATGAGAGTGTGCTTAGAGTTTCTTTTCACTTAATATGTGATACTTTCGGGTGGTGCATTTAATGGAACCCAAACCGTTTCCAAAAAGAACAGCAAAGATGCTGCGACCGCAACCTGACAGATCTGGGGCAATATGGATTCTTGTTCCCCTTCAATCTAAAAGTGTTTTTGAGTATCAATATagttaaatatttattacaatttaatGGTCGCTTTTGCACAAAAAGCTGACAATTAAAACGGGTAGTTTATGGAAATATAATGTCTGATATAGTTTTACTAATTCAGGGCGGAAAACGTGTGGAGTAAGAAAAACTAAAGCTACAGCCATGGTGTCAATGAGTCAAAAACAGGCAGGAAATGGACAAACGAAGGGCAAAATACGTTTCCCTGAACAAAGGATGCATTTTGGGTTCatcattgattttttttatttaatgggaATAGATTTGTGATCATACTTTGTTTTAAAAGGAATACATTATTTATCCTCAAAAAGGTGACCGGATTCACCCGAATGTAGAGCTTTTTGAAGGCTTCCAGCTCAACTCATCAGACCATATAAATGTGATATACTGCAATCGTGTGTTAAAGGTTTGTATCTCTTCTCCCTTTTCACCTAGAGTTAAAACATAACTTGGCATTCCGTGGATCTGATGGCATGTTATGCTGTAACTGTGACTTATGGTATGATGACAAAGATGTTAATTATGTTGGATAGATTACTCATATGAAAATTGCTTGGGAACCTCAAAAAATCATGGCCTCACAATAATATAAAGATCGGGTGGATATAACATTAGTCGAGTAAATCAATGGCATGAACTgtaaattgaagaaaaaaatataaaaagtaaaatgtagAAGGAATTAAAACGTATCATATAAAGGTGAATTCATAAATGCTCCAGTACAATCTTTAAATATCAGTAAAATGTTTTTTGAATGTTCAGTGGCAAAAACGTATGTAAATCATTGTCTGGCGACCTTGGACCCTTGGTCTTTCAGTACTGCAATAGTTTCCGGAAAGTCCTTTGTAATGCCAGTTTTTCTCTGGATTTGACGTCAGGAATCATGTCTGCGCTTCTCTCGGCTTTCAGCGCGACGGAAGGACATTTCTGGCGCACTTCCTTCAGGCCTGCTTGGCTGATGTTCCGACAGAAGTCCAGGTGCAGCGTGGTGACGGCCCTTCCGGAAGCAGCCACGGCCTGCAGCAGCGCGTCCGTCACCCGCGCGCAGTTCTCCAGCTTCAGAGTGCGAAGCCTCGAGCAGCTCTGCAAAACCAGCGTGACGTACGCGTCCGTCACGTGGCCGCAGCCGGACAGCGTCAGCGACCGCAGATTTGGACACCTGAAAAATATTGGTATGTCACGTAAGGAAACATTGTAAGTACTTCTCAGCACATTCAATACTTCAGTTTCGACTGTATTTACGATTAATGCTATTATATAGTAAATCAGTAACAGACTGCAACA is a window encoding:
- the FBXL22 gene encoding F-box and leucine-rich protein 22; translation: MLLTQLNRECLLHVFSFLDKDSRRSLARTCRDLLDVFSDPALWPLLNFNSPAELQRSNFVLGPALKHLSIRWHSSRVKVCNIEDCMKSAFQRNICSRHEEVVNRFLAQVARRCPNLRSLTLSGCGHVTDAYVTLVLQSCSRLRTLKLENCARVTDALLQAVAASGRAVTTLHLDFCRNISQAGLKEVRQKCPSVALKAERSADMIPDVKSREKLALQRTFRKLLQY